Proteins encoded by one window of Candidatus Nitrosocosmicus hydrocola:
- a CDS encoding MBL fold metallo-hydrolase, whose product MNNKSIKRLKMTCSFIIIAMLIGPLSFVLTTISTSNPTSSIAYANDDMRITGDKLNYLKFVSASDMNNTSIVTQPSIPESAKGPAIPEKGYLVEEIRDNLYWVTDGSYNTMFLVTDEGVVAIDAPPSIGQNYLKAIAEVTNKPVTYVIYSHAHLDHIGAAGMFPTNATFIAQEATASELQRAVDLASNSSTIPPIPTVTFADNYTLQVGNQTLDLQYYGNNHMPGNLFIYAPNQKTLMLVDVVFPGWVPFAYLAISSDVAGFVKSHDIVLNNYDFDTLVGGHLTRLGTIEDVVTQKEFINDLQKAAVKANSEVQFADIAAQVGNTSDTWLLYSKYIEAVDQNCVQTMLSKWEDRLGGAAAFMPTHCFTMTEAGRVEPSLSAILQNVTMPEDVVNITGN is encoded by the coding sequence ATGAACAATAAAAGCATAAAACGGCTGAAGATGACTTGCTCGTTTATAATTATTGCAATGTTAATCGGACCATTATCTTTTGTCCTCACAACGATCTCAACATCAAATCCAACTAGCTCCATTGCTTACGCAAATGATGATATGAGAATAACAGGGGATAAACTAAATTATTTGAAATTCGTTTCCGCTTCAGATATGAATAATACATCTATTGTGACGCAACCGTCAATTCCTGAATCTGCTAAAGGCCCTGCGATTCCTGAAAAAGGCTATCTTGTCGAAGAGATACGGGATAATTTGTACTGGGTGACAGATGGCTCATATAATACAATGTTTTTAGTAACAGATGAGGGTGTAGTCGCAATTGATGCCCCGCCATCTATTGGGCAAAACTACTTGAAAGCAATAGCCGAAGTTACGAACAAACCGGTTACTTACGTAATCTATAGTCATGCTCACCTAGATCATATTGGCGCAGCTGGTATGTTCCCGACAAATGCGACCTTCATTGCGCAGGAAGCAACGGCCTCAGAATTACAACGTGCGGTAGACCTGGCTAGTAATTCTTCTACAATTCCCCCAATCCCCACTGTGACTTTTGCAGATAATTATACACTACAAGTTGGAAATCAAACTCTTGATCTTCAATATTATGGTAATAATCACATGCCTGGCAATCTCTTTATCTATGCACCAAATCAGAAAACCTTGATGTTAGTTGACGTAGTATTTCCTGGATGGGTTCCATTTGCCTACTTGGCAATCTCTAGTGATGTTGCAGGTTTTGTAAAATCTCACGATATAGTTCTTAACAATTACGACTTTGATACTTTGGTTGGGGGACATCTAACCAGATTGGGAACTATAGAGGATGTTGTAACGCAGAAAGAGTTTATCAATGATTTGCAAAAAGCAGCTGTTAAGGCTAATAGTGAAGTTCAATTCGCTGATATCGCAGCACAAGTGGGAAATACATCTGATACTTGGTTACTTTACTCTAAATATATAGAAGCAGTAGACCAGAATTGCGTACAGACCATGTTATCAAAATGGGAGGATAGGCTAGGAGGTGCAGCTGCATTCATGCCTACACATTGTTTCACAATGACCGAAGCTGGAAGAGTTGAACCTAGTTTGAGCGCAATTCTTCAAAATGTCACCATGCCTGAAGATGTTGTAAATATCACTGGAAATTAA
- a CDS encoding glycosyltransferase family A protein codes for MGSYYSIITCRDSENDIEKSIVSIYDQSIKPEYIIVIDDGSKDNTSKILNQLKYSITNLHIITNPDLGYDITRVPFNYNKALSYIRENNLVNTDYHMIASDDCTYEKDYAHKIVRYMDKNQDAVFVSGNYEKSKYNIPRGSGRFVRSTYFNEFHKFYPERMGYETVILYEAEIVGYNYAVLDYAKYTHNRALGTNHGFSETGPIMKILGYHPLFAFNRFLVYFVSGSPIGRRGAIRMLYDFVFYKPHRNTFDMVYRKELRDHIRKKQFKRLRRIQSKITSQLTANSLYGQTAPIMTKRNDG; via the coding sequence TTGGGATCATATTATTCGATTATTACTTGTAGAGACTCAGAAAACGATATAGAAAAAAGTATAGTTTCAATTTATGATCAAAGCATAAAACCTGAATATATAATAGTGATCGATGACGGGTCTAAAGATAATACATCCAAGATATTAAATCAATTGAAATATTCAATTACAAATCTGCACATAATCACAAATCCAGATCTTGGATACGACATTACCCGTGTCCCGTTTAACTACAATAAAGCCTTAAGTTACATCCGTGAAAATAATCTAGTTAATACGGACTATCACATGATAGCAAGTGACGATTGCACTTATGAGAAAGATTACGCTCACAAGATTGTAAGGTATATGGACAAGAATCAAGATGCAGTATTTGTTTCAGGTAATTATGAGAAGAGCAAATACAACATCCCTAGAGGTTCTGGAAGGTTTGTAAGGTCAACTTACTTTAATGAATTTCACAAATTTTACCCAGAAAGGATGGGATATGAAACTGTTATTCTGTATGAAGCAGAAATTGTAGGATATAATTATGCTGTTTTGGACTATGCAAAATATACTCACAATAGAGCCTTGGGAACAAATCACGGATTCTCTGAAACAGGTCCAATAATGAAAATTCTAGGTTATCATCCGTTGTTTGCCTTTAATAGATTCTTGGTATACTTTGTCTCAGGCAGCCCAATAGGTAGAAGGGGAGCAATCAGAATGTTATATGATTTTGTCTTCTACAAACCTCATAGAAATACTTTTGATATGGTATATAGGAAAGAATTAAGAGATCACATCAGGAAGAAACAATTTAAGAGATTAAGAAGAATCCAATCAAAGATTACATCGCAATTAACTGCAAATTCACTCTATGGTCAGACGGCTCCGATTATGACAAAAAGAAACGATGGATAG
- a CDS encoding glycosyltransferase — translation MKILHLSDSALPDWRIQKSASSSKKRGDHIYFGGPKSLGCKTEFDQICEISWTSQTRNKLPYYWNIVKKQMAKILKEIRPDIVHAHNIFSAKMMSESSDYPLVYDDHEYWSMYAKIKIEAYSHYRQNKSKRTLSPRDSTKRLSIDFLNNRFARIWSKAENHLIGKYPTITVSNAILKDLRKISKKIFLVPNFPGLGEIMNIKEPTFHENVASVYAGIELNNPIKPLHMDLDGFFNLFDQNNIGKLSVLGWNKPSTDKVTYFGYLNRAQMYNEMYKNSIGLIPFKKHWFHEYISPNKAYEYAHAGLLVMLTSDLRSVTENLSEHCILFESYEDLVSKINNLGADMEELYSKRLSSYHYARDNLLWEKYESNIFDSYKAC, via the coding sequence ATGAAAATTTTACATTTGTCTGATTCCGCATTACCGGATTGGAGGATACAGAAATCGGCATCTAGTTCGAAGAAAAGAGGAGATCATATTTATTTTGGGGGCCCAAAATCGCTTGGATGTAAGACTGAATTTGACCAAATATGTGAAATCTCGTGGACATCACAAACAAGAAACAAACTACCATACTATTGGAATATCGTAAAAAAACAAATGGCTAAGATATTAAAGGAAATAAGACCTGATATAGTTCATGCGCACAATATCTTCTCTGCTAAAATGATGAGTGAGAGCAGTGATTATCCTCTCGTTTACGACGATCATGAGTATTGGTCAATGTATGCTAAAATAAAAATCGAAGCATACTCTCACTACCGACAGAATAAAAGTAAGAGAACATTGTCTCCAAGGGATTCAACTAAGCGATTATCTATTGATTTCCTTAATAATAGATTTGCACGAATTTGGTCCAAAGCAGAAAACCACTTAATAGGAAAGTATCCTACCATTACAGTTTCAAATGCCATCTTAAAGGATTTAAGAAAGATAAGTAAGAAAATTTTTCTCGTACCTAATTTTCCAGGGTTAGGTGAAATTATGAACATTAAGGAACCAACTTTTCATGAAAATGTGGCTTCTGTTTATGCAGGGATCGAATTAAACAATCCTATCAAACCGCTTCATATGGATCTAGATGGTTTCTTTAATCTTTTTGATCAGAACAATATAGGAAAATTATCCGTTTTGGGTTGGAACAAACCATCTACTGACAAAGTAACTTATTTCGGGTATCTAAATAGGGCCCAGATGTACAATGAAATGTATAAGAATTCGATAGGGCTCATTCCTTTTAAGAAACATTGGTTTCATGAATATATTAGCCCCAATAAGGCATATGAATATGCTCACGCGGGTCTCCTTGTAATGTTAACATCTGATTTAAGATCTGTTACCGAAAACCTTAGTGAACACTGTATTTTGTTTGAAAGTTATGAAGATCTAGTGAGTAAGATAAATAATTTAGGAGCTGATATGGAAGAGCTTTATTCTAAACGTTTAAGTTCGTACCATTATGCTCGTGATAACCTGTTATGGGAGAAATACGAAAGTAACATTTTTGATTCATACAAAGCATGCTGA
- a CDS encoding PsbP-related protein produces MKIIGRSSVAVYSFLFILVGLAGINGGMSEFVSLSLAQSNDTIEQTGLLMYDNPNLGFTLEYPSDWSKEESLSFVSPPPSESESNGTTSSTNLTPESIAVTTEVLFSNITLEEYSESAIGLLESQFPNFTLLNSFDTTLSGYPAHQIEYTFALEGLDLKNVQIWTIADNIVYAVTYGGTTEEFDSSLPAFENLIASFQLTEMQQ; encoded by the coding sequence ATGAAAATTATAGGTAGATCAAGTGTAGCAGTCTATAGTTTCCTGTTTATCCTCGTTGGGTTAGCAGGAATAAATGGAGGAATGTCAGAATTCGTTTCTCTTTCTCTAGCTCAAAGTAACGATACAATTGAGCAAACAGGGTTATTAATGTATGATAATCCAAATCTAGGGTTTACATTAGAATATCCATCCGATTGGTCTAAGGAAGAATCCCTTTCTTTTGTCTCTCCGCCTCCTTCTGAAAGCGAATCCAATGGGACAACTTCATCAACTAATTTAACGCCCGAATCTATCGCGGTGACTACTGAAGTCCTCTTTTCTAATATTACTTTAGAGGAGTATAGTGAATCAGCTATAGGTTTGTTGGAAAGCCAATTTCCTAATTTTACATTATTGAATTCTTTTGACACTACGTTATCTGGCTATCCTGCTCACCAAATAGAATATACCTTTGCATTAGAAGGATTAGATTTAAAGAATGTACAAATTTGGACTATTGCTGATAATATTGTCTATGCTGTAACGTATGGCGGAACTACGGAGGAGTTTGATAGTTCGTTACCCGCCTTTGAGAATTTAATTGCATCTTTTCAGTTGACTGAAATGCAGCAGTAA
- a CDS encoding Rieske (2Fe-2S) protein: MNSQNDFVKVAFANEVPPRTMKHVDVNGKEISLLNIEGQFYAIDERCGHMNAPMSKGQIRYNAEKKLISCPLHYATFDIATGQKLSEPVMSGMDMSALPKNIQDYFKKAGEILSFVKTNNMQTYQVINDNNEIKVKIPTQN; the protein is encoded by the coding sequence GTGAACAGTCAAAATGATTTTGTAAAGGTTGCATTTGCAAATGAAGTTCCTCCTAGGACTATGAAACACGTCGATGTTAATGGAAAAGAAATATCTCTTTTGAATATTGAGGGCCAATTCTATGCTATTGATGAGAGATGTGGTCACATGAACGCCCCTATGTCTAAGGGACAAATTAGATACAACGCTGAAAAGAAATTAATATCTTGTCCTTTACACTATGCCACGTTTGATATCGCTACTGGCCAAAAACTTAGTGAACCCGTAATGTCTGGAATGGACATGAGTGCATTACCAAAGAATATTCAGGACTACTTCAAAAAAGCAGGAGAAATCTTGTCATTTGTAAAGACTAATAATATGCAAACATATCAAGTCATAAACGACAATAACGAGATTAAGGTTAAAATTCCTACACAAAATTGA
- a CDS encoding dihydrofolate reductase family protein translates to MNNNKKGLRKLKLHVHMSLDGCIAGPNNEQDWMVWDGDEKLKECESKIHESVNTILLGRKMTNEFISYWSDVMNKPEDPDYTFAKKMIETPKVVFTKTLNKSEWVNTKIATGELKDEISNLKNQEGNDGDIIVYGGASFDSSLIKENLIDEFYLFVNPVALGNGKTIFRDLNEIRKLIFVESITFDSGIVLLHYKVKRD, encoded by the coding sequence ATGAACAATAACAAGAAGGGATTGAGAAAATTAAAACTCCACGTACACATGTCCCTAGATGGTTGTATAGCAGGTCCAAACAATGAACAGGACTGGATGGTCTGGGATGGGGATGAAAAACTCAAAGAATGTGAGAGTAAGATACATGAGTCAGTCAATACCATTCTTCTGGGAAGAAAAATGACTAATGAATTTATTTCATATTGGTCTGATGTGATGAATAAACCTGAAGACCCGGATTATACATTTGCTAAAAAAATGATAGAGACGCCAAAAGTTGTTTTCACTAAAACACTAAACAAATCTGAATGGGTAAATACTAAAATAGCGACAGGAGAACTCAAAGATGAAATTTCAAACCTAAAGAACCAAGAAGGTAATGATGGTGATATCATAGTTTATGGTGGTGCTTCATTTGATTCTTCATTGATTAAAGAAAACTTGATTGATGAATTTTATTTATTTGTTAATCCTGTTGCACTAGGGAATGGAAAGACCATATTTAGGGATCTAAACGAGATTCGTAAACTTATCTTTGTTGAATCAATAACCTTTGATTCTGGAATAGTTTTGCTCCATTATAAAGTAAAGAGAGATTGA
- a CDS encoding pyridoxamine 5'-phosphate oxidase family protein, whose product MKTLKAIPEIPSMTIEEADLFLESKLNLQFATVDNKGDPNIQPVWFYYDKNTKKIFIMTGKKTTKSQNVRERPTVYFCVEDGNSPYKGVKGKGVSTISDDLQRVISISNIIIVKYLATLDNPMAKAISERSKSREGIIIEITPKFFSTWDFGKMSNL is encoded by the coding sequence ATGAAGACTTTAAAGGCAATTCCTGAGATTCCTAGCATGACTATAGAAGAAGCTGATCTTTTCCTCGAAAGTAAATTGAATCTACAATTTGCTACAGTTGATAATAAAGGAGATCCTAACATCCAACCCGTATGGTTCTACTACGATAAAAATACGAAAAAAATATTCATCATGACTGGTAAAAAGACTACTAAAAGTCAAAATGTAAGAGAAAGACCTACCGTCTACTTTTGTGTCGAAGATGGTAACAGCCCATACAAAGGTGTAAAAGGTAAAGGAGTGTCTACTATTTCCGATGACCTCCAAAGAGTCATATCAATATCCAATATAATAATCGTAAAATATTTAGCTACTCTTGATAATCCAATGGCAAAGGCTATTAGTGAACGCTCTAAAAGTCGAGAAGGTATCATCATTGAAATAACACCCAAATTTTTCTCTACCTGGGATTTTGGGAAGATGTCTAACCTTTAA
- a CDS encoding class I SAM-dependent methyltransferase produces the protein MNQESTRIDQEKLNEFVTKAVGDMGSSFGAIMVILGQKLGLYKSLYENGPSTSVELANKTKTSERYVREWLASQAAAGYITYDKIEKKFSISNENASVLADENSPAYIMGGYQILRSIFNDIDKFIEIYRTGRGLRWGEHHHDLYEGTAKFFKPNYLSNLIQSWIPSLQGVEDKLVKGAKVADIGCGHGISTAIMAKAFPNSQFYGFDSHPLSIEAAVNNSNKENVKDNVTFSVASADESIGKDFDLITFFDCLHDMGDPLRALKFARKALKENGSCMIVEPMANDNLEDNLNLVGKIYYSASAVLCVPNALADSAEALGAQAGEKRIKELVKEAGFIQFRKATQTPLNVIYEAKT, from the coding sequence ATGAACCAAGAATCAACAAGAATTGATCAGGAAAAGCTAAATGAATTTGTCACAAAAGCAGTAGGCGATATGGGAAGCAGTTTTGGTGCAATAATGGTAATCCTAGGACAAAAATTGGGACTCTACAAATCGTTATATGAAAATGGACCTTCGACATCTGTTGAATTAGCTAACAAAACCAAAACCTCCGAAAGATATGTTAGAGAATGGCTCGCAAGCCAAGCGGCAGCAGGATACATCACTTATGATAAAATAGAAAAGAAATTCTCAATATCTAATGAAAACGCGTCGGTATTGGCAGATGAAAATAGCCCGGCATATATTATGGGTGGCTATCAAATACTACGATCAATTTTTAATGATATAGATAAATTCATAGAAATTTACAGAACGGGTAGAGGATTAAGATGGGGTGAGCATCACCATGATCTCTATGAAGGCACAGCAAAATTTTTCAAACCAAACTATTTGAGTAATTTGATTCAATCATGGATCCCATCCCTACAAGGAGTCGAAGATAAATTAGTAAAAGGTGCAAAGGTCGCTGACATTGGATGTGGACATGGAATTTCGACTGCTATTATGGCAAAAGCTTTTCCTAATTCTCAATTTTATGGATTTGACAGCCATCCTCTTTCAATTGAGGCGGCCGTAAATAATTCAAACAAAGAAAATGTAAAAGACAATGTTACTTTTTCAGTTGCATCTGCAGATGAATCCATAGGCAAGGATTTTGACTTGATTACATTTTTTGATTGCCTACACGATATGGGTGATCCACTAAGAGCATTAAAATTCGCAAGAAAAGCTTTGAAAGAAAATGGCTCTTGTATGATTGTTGAACCAATGGCAAATGACAATTTAGAGGACAATCTAAATTTGGTGGGAAAAATTTACTATTCTGCTTCAGCGGTTCTCTGTGTTCCAAATGCTTTAGCAGACAGTGCTGAAGCATTAGGCGCTCAAGCAGGTGAAAAAAGAATCAAAGAATTAGTAAAGGAGGCTGGCTTTATACAATTTCGAAAGGCAACTCAAACGCCCTTAAACGTAATATATGAAGCCAAAACCTAA
- a CDS encoding CHRD domain-containing protein, with product MKISNSVLTFMLVSLTAAIAGLVLATGINPTVVFANHEFAANLTGQEEVPPVDTQAMGEAIFVPIQPRNETIDFYVNTTGIQAVTQAHIHSGSPGENGPIVVTLFTLNPVQNDVSINGSIAANNLEGPMQGKTVAELIGAIKNNTTYVNVHTEQNPNGEIRGQLADTP from the coding sequence ATGAAAATCAGTAACTCTGTATTAACATTCATGTTAGTTTCATTGACGGCGGCTATAGCGGGACTGGTATTAGCAACAGGCATAAATCCTACAGTGGTATTTGCTAACCATGAGTTTGCTGCCAATCTGACTGGCCAAGAAGAAGTTCCACCAGTCGACACGCAAGCAATGGGTGAAGCCATATTTGTACCTATTCAACCAAGAAATGAAACTATAGACTTCTATGTAAATACAACTGGAATTCAAGCTGTAACACAAGCTCATATACATAGTGGCAGTCCTGGAGAAAATGGACCGATTGTAGTAACTTTGTTCACATTGAATCCTGTTCAAAACGATGTTTCCATAAATGGTAGTATAGCCGCAAATAACTTGGAAGGCCCCATGCAAGGAAAAACAGTAGCTGAATTAATAGGTGCAATCAAGAATAATACTACATATGTTAACGTTCACACCGAGCAAAATCCAAACGGAGAAATAAGAGGTCAATTAGCAGACACCCCATAA
- a CDS encoding YncE family protein, producing MLVVFLFVLIILSSLLYNDNNNNNANGQTLESLNEKYHVTNPQIEIGLEPNEVKVDKFLNKVYVANERSNSITVLDSNLGTLKEIFIDTIPHDVEENDKIHHVYISGKSPSETISIIDGRTDELLQTIPLNQESADIEVNEKESKLYLAGKDGISLIDDKGSNPLKIDSVKKYDVVGNYSKIAVDEEAEKVYVINEYPPELLVFSNDLKLLENISIPDNKEPLDIEVNEKDHSVYIITEKNFYKQNNGTNMTGVGLDNVPRTLEVNENSNIVYVISDQNVSIINGTNTNTKVDKIIPLFGPLLELEVNENSNMVYLLSKHNLYSLNEKTNSLSNINISEPLSNIEVNENSDIVYLTSEDSDSLFAIHGPKHKVAVGITFNVFPLNSGKIVCGDERTEYPINQYLYEEPGIVCLAKANSGFEFVSWNENIDSNTTRPLKPCVEESHDSFDPFMEPIQKTLQIYNDTTETSFCITQYGTFTANFRELPAPLPIEYWIPLYGLIVSTIIGASIPSIILWAKSKRDIKKSNLHHVKIKTLYDEGKRDEIDFESLNKLKDEISDSFSRGKISQFHYSNLKDEISILYQEIFMKKIDSIDDDKEMNLSLKLKLVREIKDAFSKGKLTELHYNMLMNKVSETEK from the coding sequence TTGCTTGTTGTTTTTCTCTTTGTTCTAATTATTTTGTCTAGTCTGTTATATAATGATAATAATAACAATAATGCAAATGGTCAGACTTTGGAGAGTTTAAATGAAAAATATCATGTAACTAACCCCCAAATAGAAATAGGACTCGAGCCAAACGAGGTAAAAGTTGATAAATTTTTAAATAAGGTATATGTGGCTAACGAAAGGTCAAATTCTATAACTGTCTTAGATAGCAATTTGGGAACCTTGAAGGAAATTTTTATTGATACAATCCCACACGATGTGGAGGAAAATGACAAGATACATCATGTGTATATTTCAGGTAAATCTCCTTCAGAGACTATCTCTATAATTGACGGAAGGACCGATGAGTTACTTCAAACTATACCTCTCAATCAAGAATCAGCTGATATTGAGGTCAATGAAAAGGAAAGTAAGTTATATTTGGCAGGAAAAGATGGCATAAGCCTGATTGATGATAAAGGCTCCAACCCACTCAAAATTGACTCGGTAAAGAAATATGACGTTGTAGGTAACTATTCCAAAATAGCAGTGGATGAAGAAGCAGAAAAAGTTTACGTAATTAATGAATATCCTCCCGAACTACTCGTATTTAGCAATGATTTGAAACTTTTGGAAAACATATCAATTCCAGACAATAAAGAACCACTCGATATAGAAGTCAATGAAAAAGATCATTCTGTTTATATAATCACGGAGAAGAATTTTTACAAACAGAATAATGGTACTAACATGACGGGAGTTGGATTAGATAACGTCCCCCGTACTTTAGAGGTCAATGAAAACTCCAATATAGTATACGTAATTTCAGATCAAAATGTTTCAATCATAAATGGAACTAACACAAATACTAAAGTAGACAAGATTATTCCTTTGTTTGGACCGCTCTTGGAATTAGAGGTCAATGAAAATTCCAACATGGTATATCTACTATCCAAACACAACCTTTACTCGCTAAACGAAAAAACAAATTCACTTTCAAATATCAACATATCCGAACCACTTTCAAATATTGAAGTCAATGAGAATAGCGACATTGTATATTTGACTTCAGAGGATTCTGATAGCCTCTTCGCTATTCATGGTCCTAAGCACAAAGTTGCTGTTGGAATAACTTTTAATGTATTTCCATTAAACTCAGGTAAGATAGTATGTGGCGATGAGAGAACTGAATACCCGATAAATCAATACTTGTACGAAGAACCCGGAATAGTCTGTTTGGCAAAAGCTAATAGTGGCTTTGAGTTTGTAAGCTGGAACGAAAATATTGATTCAAATACTACAAGGCCGCTGAAACCATGCGTAGAAGAATCCCACGATTCTTTTGATCCATTTATGGAGCCAATACAAAAAACTTTACAAATTTATAATGATACTACTGAGACATCATTTTGCATAACTCAATATGGTACATTTACTGCGAACTTTAGAGAATTGCCTGCTCCCCTTCCCATTGAATACTGGATCCCCCTCTACGGTCTAATCGTCTCCACCATAATAGGTGCTTCTATTCCAAGTATCATATTGTGGGCCAAATCTAAAAGAGACATAAAAAAATCAAACCTTCACCACGTTAAAATAAAGACTTTATATGATGAAGGTAAACGAGATGAAATTGATTTTGAATCTCTCAATAAACTCAAAGATGAAATTTCTGATTCATTTTCAAGAGGCAAGATAAGCCAATTTCATTATTCAAATTTAAAGGATGAAATATCTATACTCTATCAGGAGATATTTATGAAAAAAATCGATTCCATTGATGACGATAAAGAAATGAATCTTTCATTAAAGTTAAAGCTTGTAAGAGAGATTAAAGATGCTTTTTCAAAGGGCAAACTAACCGAACTTCATTATAATATGCTTATGAATAAAGTTTCAGAGACAGAAAAATAA
- a CDS encoding SDR family oxidoreductase encodes MTSNQKVAIVTGSSSGIGYEIALILARNGFLTYATMRDLQKKSTLESIKDKENLPLKCVQLDVTDEDSVRNAVQDINDDTGRVDVLVNNAGYGLNGAFEDLTVDEIKTQFETNFYGLIRTTQAILPTMRRQKSGIIVNISSGAGRFGYPLGSAYVSTKFAIEGLSESLSFEVEPFGIKVILIEPGMIKTNFSNASVLAKKSIDPNSPYAPLMKSMEKSIKQLHENASSSQLVANITFDAIASDKPKLRYLAGKDVEQWVAAKKKMSDEEFHNMIKQL; translated from the coding sequence ATGACTTCAAATCAAAAGGTGGCTATAGTTACTGGTAGCTCAAGCGGAATCGGCTATGAAATTGCATTGATACTTGCAAGAAATGGATTTCTTACTTATGCTACTATGCGTGATTTACAGAAAAAATCCACGTTAGAGTCTATTAAGGATAAGGAAAACCTACCGCTAAAGTGTGTTCAACTGGATGTTACAGACGAGGATTCAGTAAGAAATGCAGTCCAGGACATAAATGATGATACGGGTAGGGTTGATGTATTAGTAAATAATGCAGGCTATGGACTAAACGGAGCATTTGAGGATCTTACAGTTGATGAAATAAAAACACAATTTGAAACGAATTTTTATGGGTTAATAAGAACGACGCAAGCCATCCTCCCTACCATGCGAAGACAAAAATCAGGTATTATTGTCAATATTAGCTCAGGGGCTGGAAGATTTGGATATCCCTTAGGTTCTGCTTATGTTAGTACTAAATTTGCAATTGAAGGATTAAGTGAATCGTTATCATTTGAGGTAGAGCCGTTTGGAATTAAAGTCATTCTAATCGAACCAGGAATGATAAAGACAAACTTTTCTAATGCTTCTGTCTTGGCCAAAAAATCTATAGATCCTAATTCACCTTATGCACCACTAATGAAAAGCATGGAAAAAAGTATAAAACAATTACATGAAAACGCATCTTCTTCACAATTGGTAGCAAATATTACATTTGATGCAATTGCATCCGATAAACCAAAACTAAGATATTTGGCAGGCAAGGATGTCGAACAGTGGGTGGCGGCTAAGAAGAAGATGTCAGATGAGGAGTTTCACAATATGATAAAACAGCTTTGA